The DNA window GGCGCCCATCTCCAGGCCCACCACCACATCGGACTCGCTGCCCAGGCCGGAGAGCATCACCACCGGCAGCTCAGGCCGCGTGCGCTGCAGCTGCTGGAGCACCTGCAAACCATGGGTATCCGGCAGGATCATATCCAGCAAAACCAGCGCGATGTCCGCCCGCTGCGCCACCGTCGCCAGCGCGTCGCCGCCGGTCTGGCAGACCAGCACCTCAAACGCGTGCGCGCCGAGCACATCGCTGAGCAGCTCGCCCATCGCTATGTCGTCATCAACCACTAAAATGACCGGTTTCATCTTTGCCTCTGCCCGCGGGGAGTTAGTGTCAGTCTGATCGATTCTGCAAGGCTGCGCCGACAAATTCCTCTCCCGGTGACATTTTTTCAAGCGCCGTCACATCTCCAGGGTATCGACACGTCAAATCTGTCGACAGGCTGTTTTTCGTCAGCATTTCGCCCAAAAAAGCCACGTATCATCAAGGAATACCCACAATGAAAATATGGCATAGAAGATGCATAGTGACGGCGCGATAGCGCAAACGCGCCCATTGAATAACTGGAGCAAGACCGATGAAAAAAGTCGTCACGGTTTGCCCGTATTGCGCATCAGGTTGCAAAATCAACCTGGTGGTCGATAACGGCAAAATCGTTCGGGCTGAAGCGGCGCAGGGGAAAACCAACCAGGGAACCCTGTGCCTGAAGGGCTATTATGGCTGGGACTTTATTAACGATACCCAGATCCTGACGCCGCGCCTGAAAACCCCCATGATCCGTCGTCAACGCGGCGGCAAGCTGGAAGCTGTCTCCTGGGATGAGGCGCTGGATTACGTCGCCACTCGCCTCAGCGCCATTAAAGCCAAATATGGCCCGGATGCGATCCAAACCACCGGCTCCTCCCGCGGTACCGGTAATGAAACCAACTATGTGATGCAAAAATTCGCGCGCGCCGTTATTGGTACCAATAACGTCGACTGCTGCGCTCGCGTCTGACACGGCCCTTCGGTTGCAGGTCTGCACCAGTCGGTCGGTAATGGCGCCATGAGTAATGCCATCACGGAGATTGATAACACCGATCTGGTGTTTATCTTCGGTTACAACCCGGCGGATTCCCACCCTATCGTGGCGAATCACGTCATTAACGCTAAACGCAACGGGGCGAAAATTATCGTCTGCGACCCGCGCAAAATTGAAACCGCGCGCATCGCCGATATGCACATTGCGCTGAAGAACGGCTCGAATATCGCGCTGCTCAACGCCATTGGCCACGTGATTATTGAAGAGGATCTGTACGATAAATCCTTCGTCGCCAGCCGTTCCGAAGGCTTCGAGGAGTATCGCAAAATCGTTGAAGGCTATACGCCGGAGTCGGTGGAGGAGATCACCGGGGTCAGCGCCCAGGAGATCCGCGCCTGCGCCCGGATGTACGCCAGCGCCAAATCCGCCGCCATTCTGTGGGGCATGGGCGTGACCCAGTTCTACCAGGGCGTGGAGACCGTACGTTCGCTGACCAGCCTGGCGATCCTCACCGGCAACCTCGGCAAACCGAGCGTCGGCGTCAACCCGGTGCGCGGCCAGAACAACGTCCAGGGCGCCTGCGACATGGGGGCGCTGCCGGATACCTATCCGGGCTATCAGTACGTTAAGTTCCCGGAAAACCGCGAGAAGTTCGCCAAAGCCTGGGGCGTCGACAGCCTGCCGGCACATACCGGCTATCGCATCAGCGAGCTGCCGCACCGCGCGGCGCACGGCGAAGTGCGGGCGGCGTACATTATGGGTGAAGATCCGCTGCAGACCGATGCCGAACTCTCGGCGGTGCGCAAAGCGTTCGACGATCTGGAGCTGGTTATCGTCCAGGACATTTTCATGACCAAAACCGCCTCCGCGGCCGACGTCATCCTGCCGTCCACCTCGTGGGGCGAGCACGAAGGCGTGTACACCGCAGCGGATCGCGGCTTCCAGCGCTTCTTTAAAGCGGTAGAGCCGAAGTGGGACCTGAAAACCGACTGGCAGATCATCAGCGAAATCGCCACCCGGATGGGTTATCCGATGCACTATAACAACACCCAGGAGATCTGGGACGAGTTGCGGCATCTGTGCCCGGACTTCTACGGCGCCACCTACGAGAAAATGGGTGAGCTTGGCTACGTCATGTGGCCGTGCCGCGATGAGTCCGACGCCGATCAGGGGACGTCGTATCTGTTTAAAGAGAAGTTCGATACCCCGAACGGGCTGGCGCAGTTCTTCACCTGCGACTGGGTCGCGCCGATCGATAAGCTCACCGACGAGTACCCGATGGTGCTGTCGACGGTGCGCGAAGTCGGCCACTACTCGTGCCGTTCAATGACCGGTAACTGCGCGGCGCTGGCGGCGCTGGCGGATGAGCCTGGCTATGCGCAGATCAACACCGCCGACGCCGAACGGTTAGGCATTGAGGATGAAGCGCTGGTGTGGGTGAATTCGCGCAAGGGTCGGATCATCACCCGCGCGCAGGTCAGCGACCGGCCGAACAAAGGGGCGGTGTATATGACCTACCAGTGGTGGATTGGCGCCTGTAACGAGCTGGTGTCGGAGAACCTGAGCCCGATAACCAAAACGCCGGAGTACAAGTACTGCGCGGTCAACGTTGAGCGGATTGCCGATCAGCGCGCGGCGGAACAGTACGTGATCGACGAGTACAACAAGCTGAAATCCCGCCTGCGCGAAAGCGCGATGGGTTAATGTTCGGCGGCCTGATCCGGCTCGCGCGATGCGTAGGCCGGATCTGGCATAGCCGCCACTCGGCATACAAGCGGCGCCGTGCCCGCGTACCTGCGGTAGGTAGAGCGAATCCGCTCTACCTACCGATCCCTGTCATTTTCTTCTTTTTCGCCTCCCTTTATACTGCGCGCTATGTTCCTTGCTGATAATAAATACAAATGAAATACCTCTTTTTATTTTTACTGGTCATTACCAGCGGCGCAGCGGTGGCCACCGAACCGGGTAGCCGGTATCAACAGCAGGCGGAAGCCGGCGATCGACGCGCGCAATATTACCTTGCGGATACCTGGGTTAGCTCCGGCGATTATCAGAAAGCCGAATTCTGGGCACAGAAAGCAGCGGCGCAGGGCGATGGCGACGCGCTGGCCCTGCTGGCGCAGCTAAAAATTCGCAATCCGCAGCAGGCGGACTATCCGCAGGCTCGCCAGCTGGCGGAAAAAGCCGTCGAGGCCGGCAGTAAATCCGGGGAGATCGTCCTCGCGCGAGTGCTGGTGAACCGTCAGGCTGGCCCCACCGACGTGGCGCACGCCATCACGCTTCTGCAGGATGCCGCCCGGGACAGCGAAAGCGATGCGGCGGTAGACGCCCAGATGCTGCTGGGGCTGATCTACGCCAGCGGCGTGCACGGTCCGGAAGATGATGGGAAAGCGAGCGCCTACTTTAAAGGCAGCTCGGCGCTCTCGCGGACCGGCTATGCCGAATACTGGGCCGGGATGATGTTCCAGCAGGGAGAGAAAGGCTTTATCGAACCGAATAAGCAGAAGGCGCTGCACTGGCTTAACGTCAGTTGCCTGGAGGGGTTTGATACCGGCTGCGAAGAGTTTGACAGGATCAGTAAAGGATAAGAAAAAGCCCGGCGCTCGCGCCGGGCTTTGTGTTTTATTGCGCGGTTTTATCAAACTTGCCCAGCACTTCGCGTTCATACGCCAGCGCTTTTTTGCGGTCGAACTTATGCTCCCACTTGGCGATAACCAGCACCGCCAGCGCATTGCCCACCACGTTCAGCGCGGTACGCGCCATGTCGAGGATACGGTCGACGCCGGCGATAAAGGCGAGGCCCTCCAGCGGGATCCCGACGCTGCCCAGGGTGGCCAGCAGCACCACAAAAGAGACGCCCGGCACGCCGGCGATCCCTTTCGAGGTCACCATCAGGGTCAGTACCAGGGTGATCTCCTGCCAGATGGAGAGGTCGATGCCGTACAGCTGGGCGATAAAGATCGCCGCGATGCTCTGATACAGCGTTGAGCCATCGAGGTTAAAGGAGTAGCCGGTCGGCACCACGAAGCTGGTGATCGACGCCGGCGCGCCATAGGCTTCCATTTTCTCGATAATACGCGGCAGCACGCTCTCGGAGCTGGCGGTGGAGTAAGCCAGAATCAGCTCATCTTTCAGGATGCGGATTAGGATCCAGATGCTCAGGCCGCACAGGCGGGCGACAATCCCCAGCACCACCAGCGCGAAAAACAGGATCGCGAAGTAAACCAGCAGCACCAGCTTGGCCAGCGGCCACAGCGAGGCGAAACCAAAGGTGGCGACGGTCACTGAAA is part of the Klebsiella quasipneumoniae subsp. quasipneumoniae genome and encodes:
- the fdhF gene encoding formate dehydrogenase subunit alpha gives rise to the protein MKKVVTVCPYCASGCKINLVVDNGKIVRAEAAQGKTNQGTLCLKGYYGWDFINDTQILTPRLKTPMIRRQRGGKLEAVSWDEALDYVATRLSAIKAKYGPDAIQTTGSSRGTGNETNYVMQKFARAVIGTNNVDCCARVUHGPSVAGLHQSVGNGAMSNAITEIDNTDLVFIFGYNPADSHPIVANHVINAKRNGAKIIVCDPRKIETARIADMHIALKNGSNIALLNAIGHVIIEEDLYDKSFVASRSEGFEEYRKIVEGYTPESVEEITGVSAQEIRACARMYASAKSAAILWGMGVTQFYQGVETVRSLTSLAILTGNLGKPSVGVNPVRGQNNVQGACDMGALPDTYPGYQYVKFPENREKFAKAWGVDSLPAHTGYRISELPHRAAHGEVRAAYIMGEDPLQTDAELSAVRKAFDDLELVIVQDIFMTKTASAADVILPSTSWGEHEGVYTAADRGFQRFFKAVEPKWDLKTDWQIISEIATRMGYPMHYNNTQEIWDELRHLCPDFYGATYEKMGELGYVMWPCRDESDADQGTSYLFKEKFDTPNGLAQFFTCDWVAPIDKLTDEYPMVLSTVREVGHYSCRSMTGNCAALAALADEPGYAQINTADAERLGIEDEALVWVNSRKGRIITRAQVSDRPNKGAVYMTYQWWIGACNELVSENLSPITKTPEYKYCAVNVERIADQRAAEQYVIDEYNKLKSRLRESAMG
- a CDS encoding tetratricopeptide repeat protein; the protein is MKYLFLFLLVITSGAAVATEPGSRYQQQAEAGDRRAQYYLADTWVSSGDYQKAEFWAQKAAAQGDGDALALLAQLKIRNPQQADYPQARQLAEKAVEAGSKSGEIVLARVLVNRQAGPTDVAHAITLLQDAARDSESDAAVDAQMLLGLIYASGVHGPEDDGKASAYFKGSSALSRTGYAEYWAGMMFQQGEKGFIEPNKQKALHWLNVSCLEGFDTGCEEFDRISKG
- the gltP gene encoding glutamate/aspartate:proton symporter GltP, which translates into the protein MKKTKKVSLAWQILLALVLGILLGSYLHYHAESRDWLISNLLTPAGDIFIHLIKMIVVPIVISTLVVGIAGVGDAKQLGRIGAKTIIYFEVITTVAIVLGITLANVFQPGTGIDMSQLAAVDISKYQNTTAEVQSHAHGLMGTILSLVPTNIVASMAKGDMLPIIFFSVLFGLGLSSLPATHREPLVTVFRSISETMFKVTHMVMRYAPIGVFALISVTVATFGFASLWPLAKLVLLVYFAILFFALVVLGIVARLCGLSIWILIRILKDELILAYSTASSESVLPRIIEKMEAYGAPASITSFVVPTGYSFNLDGSTLYQSIAAIFIAQLYGIDLSIWQEITLVLTLMVTSKGIAGVPGVSFVVLLATLGSVGIPLEGLAFIAGVDRILDMARTALNVVGNALAVLVIAKWEHKFDRKKALAYEREVLGKFDKTAQ